The following is a genomic window from Haloarcula sp. DT43.
CGTCGTCCGGTCCAGCGTCTCCTCGTCGGGCCGCAGCGTCAGCGGTCGATTGGTGAACTTGCCGTCCTCGTTGAAGTAACAGAACCGCAACTCGGCGGTGTCGCTGTCGTCCGGGTCGACGACCTGCAGAACGCCGTACCCACTGTCCCACTCGTCGAGTTCGACCTCCAGCAACGTTTCGTAGCGGGTCACACGTCCCGGTTCCGGACACGGCGACTTATAGATTGGCATCTGAGATACTACACAAGCGATATCCATTAGGAAACACAACAAAATAGACTTTGCTGGCCGCTTCACGCACCGTCAGTCGCAGTGCAGGAATAATATTGGTACAGGTGTTATTCGGGGTCGACCGTCGCTCCGTGCCGGTAACGCGGCCGCTGCGTCCAGTGTGTCGACTGCCCCGCACAGACGTTCACTTTTGGGAATGAAATTATTTTTATATCCTCTCCGACAACAGCAGGCCAATGCCAGAATCAAAGCAAGACTCTAGTGTCGCCCATTTCGATGTGACCAACATCGGCGGGATAGACGAGACGACGGTCGATATTCCGCCGGGTGTGACGGTTCTGACGGGCAAGAACGCGACCAACCGGACGTCGTTTCTGCAGTCTATCATGGCGGCGATGGGGAGCACGCAGGCGACGCTGAAAGGCGACGCCGACGAGGGCAGCGTCACCCTCAGCTACGGGAACGAGATGTACGAACGGACGCTCACGCGGGCGGGCGACGCCGTCCAGTTCGACGGGGCGGGCTACCTCGACGACCCCGAAGTCGCAGACCTGTTCGCGTTCCTGCTCGAAACCAACGAGGCCCGTCGCTCCGTCGCACGGGGCGACGACCTCCGCGAGATAATCATGCGGCCGGTCGACATCGACGCCATCCGGTCGGAGGTCGAACGGCTGGAAGCGGAGAAAGGCGACATCAACGACGAACTCGCCACCATCGAGTCCCGCCAGCGCGACCTCCCGGACCTCGAACAGCGCCGGACCGAACTCCGCGAGCAGATAGCGGACAAGCGCGAGGAACTGGCCGAGCGCGAGGAGGAAATCGACAACAGCAGCCGGGATATCGAGGAGAGCCGGCAGGAACAGGACGTGCTCGAAGAGAAGCTCGAAGAGCTCCGGTCGACGCGGTCGGACCTCGAATCCGTCCGCCGGGACATCGAGGCCCAGGAGGAGAGCATCGCCTCGCTGAAACGCGAACGGTCCGACCTCGACGACGAACTGGACGAGCTCCCGGAGACACCGATGGGCGACCACCAGCACCTCGAAGACGAAATCGCGGGCCTGCGCGACCAGCGACAGCGACTGAACAGCGAGATATCCGACCTCCAGAGCCTCATCCAGTACAACGAGGAGCGCCTCGAAGAGGAGGACTACGACGTCATCCAGTCGCTGGACGACGCGCCCGGCGGCTCCGACGGGGACGTGACGGAGCAACTCCTCGAAAGCGAGGACGAGGAGTCGGTCGTCTGCTGGACGTGTGGCTCGACGGTCGACCGCGAGCAGATAGAGGACACCGTCGACCGCCTGCAGGACCTCCGCCGGCAGAAGGTCGAGGACCTCAACGATATCAAGTCGGAACTGGACGACCTCAAGGCCGACCAGCGCGAGGCCGAGAAGAAACAGCGCCGCCGCGAGAACGTCGAGCGGAAGATACAGGAGACGGAGACGGAGATAGACCGCCGCGAAGAGCAGATTGCCTCGCTGAAAGACCGGCGCGAGGAGCTGACCAGCGACGTCGAATCGCTGGAAGACGAGGTCGACAACCTCGAGTCCGAGGACTTCGACGAAATCCTCTCGCTCCACCGTGAGGCCAACCAGCTCGAGTTCGAAATCGACAGCCTGGAGTCCGACCTCGACGACGTCTCGGCCGAAATCGAGGAAATCGAGGCGATGGTCCAGCGGGCCGACGACCTCCGCGAGGAACGCGACGCGCTGGTGGACGAACTCACCGACAAGCGGACGAAAATCGACCAGATAGAGGCCAACGCCGTCGACCAGTTCAACGACCACATGGACGCCATCCTCGGCATCCTGGAGTACGAGAACCTCGAACGCATCTGGATAGAACGCGTCGAGCAGACCGTCCGCGAGGGCCGTCAGAAGGTCGACCGCACGGTGTTCGAACTCCACATCGTCCGGACAACCGAGAACGGCGCGGCCTACGAAGACACCATCGAGCACCTGAGCGAGAGCGAGCGCGAGGTGACGGGCCTCATCTTCGCCCTGGCGGGCTATCTGGTCCACGACCTCCACGAATCGGTCCCGTTCATGCTGCTCGACTCCCTGGAGGCCATCGACTCGGCGCGCATCGCCGAACTCGTCGAGTACTTCGCCGACTACGCCGAGCACCTGGTCGTCGCCCTCCTGCCGGAGGACGCCCAAGCGCTGGACG
Proteins encoded in this region:
- a CDS encoding archaea-specific SMC-related protein gives rise to the protein MPESKQDSSVAHFDVTNIGGIDETTVDIPPGVTVLTGKNATNRTSFLQSIMAAMGSTQATLKGDADEGSVTLSYGNEMYERTLTRAGDAVQFDGAGYLDDPEVADLFAFLLETNEARRSVARGDDLREIIMRPVDIDAIRSEVERLEAEKGDINDELATIESRQRDLPDLEQRRTELREQIADKREELAEREEEIDNSSRDIEESRQEQDVLEEKLEELRSTRSDLESVRRDIEAQEESIASLKRERSDLDDELDELPETPMGDHQHLEDEIAGLRDQRQRLNSEISDLQSLIQYNEERLEEEDYDVIQSLDDAPGGSDGDVTEQLLESEDEESVVCWTCGSTVDREQIEDTVDRLQDLRRQKVEDLNDIKSELDDLKADQREAEKKQRRRENVERKIQETETEIDRREEQIASLKDRREELTSDVESLEDEVDNLESEDFDEILSLHREANQLEFEIDSLESDLDDVSAEIEEIEAMVQRADDLREERDALVDELTDKRTKIDQIEANAVDQFNDHMDAILGILEYENLERIWIERVEQTVREGRQKVDRTVFELHIVRTTENGAAYEDTIEHLSESEREVTGLIFALAGYLVHDLHESVPFMLLDSLEAIDSARIAELVEYFADYAEHLVVALLPEDAQALDDDFNRITSI